From Oreochromis aureus strain Israel breed Guangdong linkage group 4, ZZ_aureus, whole genome shotgun sequence, a single genomic window includes:
- the stk17al gene encoding serine/threonine kinase 17a like, whose amino-acid sequence MPHSATMNKSGMVTKINTRIRTDPFAGSYELVGKELGRGKFAVVKKCIEKATGKQYAAKFLRKRRKGEDCRMDILNEIAVLELAKANPFVVALHEVYETSTEIILVLECAAGGEIFNQCVADNDEAFTEKDVIRLARQILNGVAFLHRNNVVHLDLKPQNVLLTSATPLGDIRIVDFGLSRRMDNITEVREILGTPEYVAPEILNYEPISTSTDMWSIGVLTYVMLTGESPFLGADKQETFLNISQVNIDYSPDTFEGISSLAVDFIKSLLVKNPRKRATAEECLNHPWLNSCPHSHPHLHNRSPSSLDEPETSQSESEPESPAPSPELDVIGSFLRCPGQGELKAGRGAFSFSEPPFCTRPEIQQELIC is encoded by the exons ATGCCACATTCAGCAACCATGAACAAAAGCGGAATGGTAACAAAAATCAACACCAGGATAAGGACTGACCCGTTCGCTGGCAGCTACGAGCTGGTGGGCAAAGAACTGGGCAG GGGAAAGTTTGCAGTTGTGAAGAAGTGCATTGAGAAGGCGACAGGGAAGCAGTATGCTGCCAAGTTCCTGCGAAAGCGACGGAAGGGCGAAGACTGCCGCATGGACATCTTAAATGAGATTGCTGTGCTGGAGCTGGCCAAGGCAAACCCCTTTGTGGTGGCACTGCATGAAGTCTATGAAACCAGCACTGAGATCATTCTCGTTCTCGAGTG CGCCGCCGGTGGCGAAATCTTCAACCAGTGTGTTGCGGACAACGACGAGGCCTTCACAGAGAAAGATGTGATCCGACTGGCCAGGCAGATCCTGAACGGGGTGGCCTTTCTGCATCGGAATAATGTGGTGCATCTGGATCTGAAG CCTCAGAACGTCTTGCTGACCAGTGCCACACCTCTAGGGGACATTCGTATTGTGGACTTTGGCTTGTCTAGACGAATGGACAACATCACAGAAGTCAGGGAGATCCTGGGTACCCCAGAGTATGTGG CCCCAGAGATCCTGAACTATGAACCCATTAGCACTTCTACAGATATGTG GAGTATTGGGGTTCTGACTTACGTCATGCTCACGGGCGAGTCTCCTTTTCTGGGTGCTGACAAACAGGAGACCTTCCTCAACATCTCTCAAGTCAACATAGACTATTCACCGGATACATTCGAGGGCATCTCCTCGCTGGCTGTTGACTTCATCAAATCTTTGCTGGTTAAAAACCCAAG GAAGAGGGCCACAGCAGAAGAATGCCTCAATCACCCCTGGCTGAACTCCTGCCCCCACTCCCACCCACACCTCCACAACAGGTCGCCGTCCTCTTTGGATGAGCCGGAGACGAGTCAGTCCGAGTCGGAACCAGAGAGTCCAGCTCCGTCCCCTGAGCTAGACGTGATTGGGTCATTTCTCAGGTGCCCAGGCCAAGGTGAGCTGAAGGCGGGCCGTGGCGCCTTCTCTTTCAGTGAGCCTCCTTTCTGCACACGACCCGAAATCCAGCAGGAGCTCATTTGCTGA